One Leptospira wolbachii serovar Codice str. CDC genomic region harbors:
- the ftsA gene encoding cell division protein FtsA, with protein MTYDDAPIITALDLGSSLVKVVIGRLVGDHEIEIIGTGVYPSAGIKNGSIVNIETTTKSIIEAFGDAELMAGQEVNTVVVNVSGKSVNGFNEKGIIAVTNRERIVSETDIMRVVEAAQAVHIPNDQQVIHVLTKEFKVDDQVNIKDPIGMTGVRLEAEVHIVSCGNTALNNIDRCVEQAGLLQMDRVLSSLASSEAILTSGEKDLGTAVIDIGAGICDIIIYVDGGIAFSSVVPFGGFHITSDISIGLKTTVETAEVIKKRYGHTRIDMVDPTEKFEIPSISGRPSRSVFRQELVEILEPRVREILEMIDHELVRSGFKPSLAGGVILTGGTSLLQGIEATAEEVLRLSVGRAKPAGLSGLVDKISSPEYATAVGLIKYSSKIQNLEQRNMHSGSDSDGWMKKVRRWMENNL; from the coding sequence ATGACCTATGATGATGCACCGATCATAACGGCCTTGGATTTGGGATCCTCTCTTGTTAAAGTTGTCATTGGGCGACTTGTGGGTGATCATGAAATCGAAATTATTGGAACGGGAGTTTATCCTTCTGCCGGTATTAAAAACGGTTCTATTGTTAACATAGAAACTACAACTAAGTCCATCATAGAGGCGTTTGGTGATGCCGAACTCATGGCAGGCCAAGAAGTGAATACCGTTGTCGTAAATGTTTCTGGCAAGTCGGTAAATGGGTTCAATGAAAAAGGAATCATCGCTGTTACTAACAGAGAACGAATCGTTTCAGAAACAGATATAATGCGTGTTGTAGAAGCAGCACAAGCTGTCCATATTCCGAATGATCAACAAGTGATCCATGTTCTCACGAAAGAATTCAAAGTGGATGACCAAGTCAATATTAAAGATCCGATTGGAATGACAGGAGTTCGTTTAGAGGCAGAAGTTCATATTGTATCCTGCGGAAACACAGCACTCAATAATATTGATCGTTGTGTAGAACAAGCTGGTCTATTGCAAATGGATCGGGTATTATCAAGTCTTGCTTCTTCCGAAGCCATCCTCACTTCGGGTGAAAAAGATTTAGGAACCGCTGTCATTGATATCGGTGCTGGAATCTGCGACATCATCATCTATGTGGATGGCGGAATTGCTTTTTCCTCAGTGGTTCCCTTTGGCGGATTCCACATCACAAGCGATATTTCTATAGGTTTAAAAACCACGGTCGAAACAGCAGAAGTCATCAAAAAACGTTATGGTCACACACGCATTGATATGGTGGACCCTACTGAAAAATTTGAAATTCCTTCGATCTCTGGAAGGCCATCCCGTTCCGTCTTTCGCCAGGAACTTGTGGAAATTTTAGAACCCCGGGTTCGTGAAATTTTAGAAATGATTGATCATGAACTGGTTCGGTCAGGATTTAAGCCTAGTTTGGCGGGAGGAGTTATCCTTACGGGAGGAACCTCTCTGTTACAAGGAATTGAAGCCACTGCCGAGGAAGTATTACGTTTGTCAGTCGGTCGTGCGAAACCTGCAGGACTCAGTGGGCTTGTGGATAAAATTTCCTCACCAGAATATGCCACTGCCGTTGGTCTTATTAAATATAGTTCAAAAATACAAAACCTAGAACAAAGAAACATGCATTCCGGATCTGATTCAGACGGTTGGATGAAGAAGGTTCGTCGTTGGATGGAGAATAATCTCTAA
- a CDS encoding cell division protein FtsQ/DivIB, giving the protein MVDTPQEIKEKRFGRVVPILLVFVGLVALGLVFRWGRPVKPVVRVEWEGLIALSPAEVFHSLGVDPEAPTIADWKEWEKRLSNHPRIRKVRITRDPDGFLIINIQEKVAEFVIHVGNSLYEVDENLEILSRDRVLANHLIVISGQFTVREQKLEGRQIFDITKEMRHALSLYPALKSRISELSVERDGNYTLYLKSPNSMKVYLGDKLELNVFRKLYASIAYMEAESVKAVSIDLRGEDAVYH; this is encoded by the coding sequence ATGGTTGACACCCCCCAAGAAATCAAAGAAAAACGATTTGGGCGTGTGGTTCCGATCCTTTTAGTCTTTGTGGGTCTTGTGGCTCTAGGACTAGTCTTTCGTTGGGGTAGACCCGTGAAACCGGTGGTTCGTGTGGAGTGGGAAGGCCTTATAGCTCTTTCTCCTGCTGAGGTATTTCACTCTTTGGGAGTGGATCCAGAGGCACCAACCATAGCCGATTGGAAAGAATGGGAGAAACGATTGTCAAACCATCCGAGGATTCGGAAGGTTCGAATCACCCGGGATCCCGATGGATTTTTGATTATCAATATACAGGAGAAAGTCGCTGAATTTGTCATACATGTAGGAAATTCCCTGTATGAAGTGGATGAAAATCTGGAGATACTTTCCAGAGATCGCGTGTTAGCTAATCATCTAATTGTGATTAGTGGGCAGTTCACCGTGAGGGAACAAAAACTAGAAGGCAGACAGATTTTTGATATCACTAAAGAAATGCGACATGCTCTTTCCCTTTATCCCGCACTCAAATCCAGAATCTCCGAACTCAGCGTTGAACGTGATGGCAATTATACTTTGTATTTAAAATCTCCAAATTCCATGAAAGTATACTTAGGAGATAAGTTAGAATTGAATGTGTTTCGCAAACTATATGCTTCGATTGCCTATATGGAAGCAGAATCTGTTAAGGCTGTTTCTATAGATTTAAGAGGAGAGGACGCCGTTTACCACTAA
- a CDS encoding LIC_10421 family protein — MKTTKIIATGILAMGLATANLYALDTNERLELLESAMIEQATTPAQKSAVSEYLANIAKEKVEMAQALRDRAGSTRGGKALSQMNEKKELLRRAEALEKEAKKYQTISMDLSQGSMRVAQN; from the coding sequence ATGAAAACAACAAAGATAATCGCAACAGGGATCTTGGCTATGGGACTTGCAACAGCAAATCTCTATGCTTTAGATACAAACGAAAGATTGGAGCTTTTGGAGTCTGCTATGATTGAACAAGCAACCACTCCGGCGCAAAAATCTGCCGTTTCGGAATACCTAGCGAACATCGCTAAAGAAAAAGTAGAAATGGCTCAGGCACTTCGTGACAGAGCAGGATCTACTCGAGGTGGTAAGGCTCTTAGCCAAATGAACGAGAAGAAAGAACTTCTTCGCCGTGCAGAAGCTCTTGAAAAAGAAGCCAAAAAATACCAAACTATCTCTATGGATCTAAGCCAAGGTTCTATGAGGGTAGCACAAAACTAA
- a CDS encoding caspase family protein yields MFSFRNIFVCILLAYLIGVPVFGQNRYALFIGTNYKGNTAKIPELNLCEADATFLKEKIQKKGNFKDIKVLLGSMVTRDNVKNAITQLGKVVGKEDSVFLYFSGHGMYMKDAKAKNGMRNYLICYDRPHISDEELNEFLTEIKSQKTVLVMDCCYSGGIAKKGKNTRGAAEIPIAQGNDGVVRQNAEDYFFQDKAVISSSDDDQTSIEVGGTINHGIFTYNFGNALEKGDLNKDSVVTALEAFFVAKEETVKMARQFNHEQTPQVSGNAAGIFLSGSPKPQNPPPKPPNVVVNVPITPVETTTPNNNNTTTPPVAPEPEPTPANETTVVIPPITEVEPPAPPSVTTGSILIRTSIIKDKSYGGAATKSPYDLLNKQGKLKSSQPEDKVRSIKVLVDDQEYTSQVTTEKSKIWGSVSKNGTLVQGDIYNVKIDNLPAGVHQIEIRADKYPIYKTATAVLPKQTVTVDAINSMDGFGAIRGRVFYKTLDNPIEKHPIYMPTVVSTNQIFKVTTDKDGYFWFTNLKPGKYEIRASFMEEMKLENSEINIKPGELTTVEIILNKKLSYTKTKY; encoded by the coding sequence ATGTTTTCGTTTCGAAACATATTTGTTTGTATTCTATTGGCCTATCTCATCGGTGTACCGGTGTTTGGGCAGAACCGTTATGCGTTGTTCATTGGAACTAACTACAAAGGGAACACAGCTAAAATCCCTGAGTTGAATCTCTGTGAAGCAGACGCAACGTTCTTAAAGGAAAAAATCCAAAAGAAAGGAAACTTTAAGGATATCAAAGTCCTGTTAGGTTCCATGGTCACTCGCGACAATGTAAAAAATGCAATTACCCAACTGGGTAAAGTTGTGGGAAAAGAGGACTCGGTCTTTTTATACTTCTCCGGTCATGGAATGTATATGAAAGATGCGAAGGCTAAAAACGGAATGCGGAACTATCTGATCTGTTACGATCGCCCCCATATTTCCGATGAAGAATTAAACGAATTTTTAACAGAAATCAAATCTCAGAAGACGGTCCTTGTGATGGATTGTTGTTATTCTGGTGGGATTGCCAAAAAGGGAAAAAATACCCGTGGCGCTGCCGAGATCCCGATTGCCCAAGGAAACGATGGAGTTGTCCGCCAAAATGCGGAAGATTATTTTTTCCAAGACAAAGCAGTCATTTCCTCCTCGGATGATGACCAAACATCCATCGAAGTGGGTGGAACCATCAACCATGGTATCTTTACTTATAACTTTGGAAATGCCCTGGAAAAAGGGGATTTAAACAAAGACAGTGTGGTGACAGCCCTCGAAGCCTTCTTTGTTGCCAAAGAAGAAACCGTAAAGATGGCTCGCCAATTCAACCACGAACAAACCCCGCAAGTTTCTGGAAATGCAGCAGGGATCTTTTTGTCAGGTTCTCCTAAACCACAAAACCCTCCCCCAAAACCGCCAAACGTTGTGGTAAACGTTCCAATCACACCAGTAGAGACTACCACGCCGAACAATAACAATACGACGACCCCTCCCGTGGCACCAGAACCGGAACCGACACCGGCCAACGAAACCACAGTGGTCATCCCTCCGATTACAGAAGTGGAACCACCGGCCCCACCTTCCGTCACAACGGGAAGTATCCTCATTCGCACTTCCATCATCAAAGATAAGTCTTATGGGGGAGCCGCAACCAAATCCCCTTATGACCTTCTTAACAAACAAGGAAAATTGAAATCTTCCCAACCAGAAGACAAAGTGCGTTCGATCAAAGTCCTTGTGGATGATCAGGAATACACATCCCAAGTCACAACTGAGAAATCAAAAATTTGGGGATCGGTTTCCAAAAATGGAACCTTGGTTCAGGGAGATATCTACAATGTGAAAATTGATAACCTTCCTGCCGGAGTGCACCAAATTGAAATCCGTGCAGACAAGTATCCGATTTACAAAACAGCCACGGCAGTGCTTCCAAAACAGACTGTGACTGTGGATGCAATCAATTCCATGGATGGATTTGGAGCGATTCGGGGCCGAGTGTTCTACAAAACCTTGGACAACCCCATCGAAAAACACCCCATATATATGCCAACTGTGGTCTCGACCAACCAAATCTTCAAAGTCACTACCGACAAAGATGGATACTTTTGGTTTACCAACTTAAAGCCGGGTAAATACGAAATCCGAGCTAGTTTCATGGAAGAGATGAAATTGGAAAATTCGGAAATCAATATCAAACCTGGGGAATTGACAACAGTAGAGATCATCCTCAATAAAAAATTGAGTTACACAAAGACCAAATACTGA
- a CDS encoding DUF1574 family protein has protein sequence MRSKFLGIGISLLFFLVLELVVRFTGIHFLEQPEIFFVNLKKNFVESGKGDADIIVLGDSRSMALAGYPKQPDIDFSVYNHSLPAMGPKYYRFFLDKYLKKGNAKPKMVLFAASPKLYATGYGPPLYDPDAKSVKENESISTYMNRRWNEGIEKNFFRTSTPTNIISYSGKQEDANQILWEFFGHRYLHQFTYSELSEQYSGVERLFILSKAAPLLYESYRFHGAIRNALSQTNWKVDKNYKERSLFCESCENVEAGLCKPASSQLEDNLTIEDQISRHFGKYNISNRLKPELVIFSKDLIRKELDEELTNPKPYIYNKPDFIVLKELIEYTRAQGIQFGLVYMPWMKERQESQESKDLLVDLKLFFRENPDAKLFFFPDSSYPAERFVDNIHYDCRGEKRVNEEFRNYVLPQVFRFLHSKEKSN, from the coding sequence TTGCGTTCTAAATTTTTAGGAATCGGTATCTCCCTCTTGTTTTTCTTAGTATTGGAACTTGTGGTTCGATTCACAGGGATCCATTTTTTGGAACAACCAGAAATCTTTTTTGTAAACTTAAAGAAAAACTTTGTAGAATCTGGAAAAGGTGACGCTGACATCATTGTGTTAGGTGATTCAAGGTCAATGGCTCTTGCTGGTTACCCGAAACAACCTGACATTGATTTCTCAGTCTATAATCATAGTTTGCCGGCTATGGGACCAAAATACTATCGTTTCTTTTTGGACAAATATCTAAAGAAGGGAAATGCCAAACCAAAAATGGTATTGTTTGCAGCATCTCCTAAGTTATATGCAACGGGATATGGTCCCCCTCTGTATGATCCCGATGCCAAGTCCGTAAAAGAAAACGAATCTATTTCCACTTATATGAACCGAAGGTGGAACGAAGGAATAGAGAAGAATTTTTTTCGCACCTCTACTCCGACCAACATTATTAGTTATAGTGGAAAACAAGAAGACGCAAACCAAATCCTTTGGGAATTTTTTGGCCACCGATACCTTCATCAATTTACCTACTCAGAACTTTCCGAACAATATTCAGGTGTGGAACGATTGTTTATACTTTCGAAAGCAGCACCACTGTTATACGAGTCCTATCGGTTTCATGGTGCCATTCGGAATGCTCTCAGTCAAACGAATTGGAAGGTAGATAAAAACTACAAAGAAAGATCCTTGTTTTGTGAATCTTGTGAAAATGTAGAGGCGGGACTTTGTAAACCTGCCTCTTCCCAATTGGAAGACAACCTCACTATCGAAGACCAAATCAGTCGCCATTTCGGAAAATACAATATCTCCAATCGATTGAAACCAGAACTTGTTATCTTTTCCAAAGATTTGATTCGAAAGGAATTGGATGAAGAACTAACCAATCCAAAACCCTATATTTATAACAAACCGGACTTTATTGTATTAAAAGAACTGATCGAATATACACGTGCACAAGGAATTCAATTCGGGTTGGTTTATATGCCTTGGATGAAGGAACGCCAAGAGTCTCAAGAATCCAAGGACCTCCTTGTCGATTTGAAACTTTTTTTTAGAGAAAATCCAGATGCCAAACTCTTTTTCTTTCCCGATTCTTCCTACCCCGCTGAGAGGTTTGTAGATAATATCCATTACGATTGCCGAGGAGAAAAACGGGTAAACGAAGAATTTCGTAATTATGTTCTTCCCCAGGTGTTCCGTTTTTTGCATTCCAAAGAAAAATCCAATTGA